From the Flavobacterium gyeonganense genome, the window AAATTGAAGGTTTGAAAAAGCAATTCGAAAGTAAGGCTGGAAGTACATACTATTACACTGAAGAAGGAATGTACCGCGTTTCGAATCATTGGGGAAGACTGGCTAATAGTAAATGGCGTTTGATAGCCCGGAATCCTGAAACGGAATCTAAAACTAAAATAGGTTTTGCAAAATGGGAAGAATTTTATCCCGATAATGCTGAAGAGAAATTGTATTACCTTAAAGCTGATTTCGAAAACAATCTTGCGAATTATGAACACAAGAACAATCCGGAATATGATGGTAAAGCAATTTTAAGGACTAGTTTTGAAACAGCAAAAAGATTAAAGCAAGTAAGGAATCTCCAGCAATTGACTTCGTGGGCAAAATATTTTGATCATGACGATATTGATAATCTGCGAAAACAGATTATCAACGAATTAATTTATACGGAGAAAAGTTTAGAACAAATTAAAAGAGAAATATAATGGGGCGCAATAACGAACGAAATATCAAAAAGCATAATGACAAATTGCACAAAACCCAGGTAAAAGCAAAACAAGCTGAATTGGCACGCAAAGAAAGGCTGAAAGAAATTGTAAAGAAGTTTAACGAAAATAAAAACGAAGAGTAAGATATTAGTTTAAAGTTTCATGTTCCAAGTTGACCTGAAACTTTAAACCTTAAACAAAATAAACAACAAAAAAATGAGTAATAAATTCGAAACTTTAAAAGCAAGTGTACAGGAAATTATTGATCTGATTGCAGCAGAAAACAGCAGAGAAGCTAATAATAAACTGCTTGAAGTAAGTGAAGTGTTAGATGAAATGATTGATTTTGCTGAAGAAGATGAAGAAGTACGTGAAATAACCCGATACCAGGTTTTATTGAATCAGCTTCATGTAAAAATTAATGGAGAAGAACCAGTTGATGGAGAATAAAGCGTGTTTCTGTGATACAGGATTGCCTTTTGAGAAATGTTGCGGATTATACCTTCAAAATAATCAAAAAGCGCCAACAGCCCTGGCTTTAATGCGATCCAGATATTCGGCTTATGCCACTCATAATGCCGATTATCTTTTGGAAACCACTTATATTTCTGAAAGAAAACAGTACTCAAAAGCTGAAATTCTGAAATGGGCAACAAGTAATAAATGGCGCCAACTTGAAATTTTATTTTTCACGGAGAATGAGGTGGAGTTTAATGCCTATTTTTTGGATGAAAATCAAAAACCGCAAATTCATCATGAGTTTTCAACTTTTAAATTTGAAAACGGAGAGTGGTTTTATTTGGATGGAATTTAAATAATTGTCAGTATTACCGTTGATTTCTAATGGTTTTTAATCAATACTTTAACTAAAAATTAATAACCGTTTCTTTTTTCATAGTTCCAAAAAAGATTAATTTTAGAATTATGAAAAACGAATTTAAAAAAGGTTTTTATTTTAAGACTTACGAAGCGCCTTTTCAGTCTCCGTTTGAAAAGCTTTTTGGTATTTTCAAGGAGCTGATTACCCATACTTCTGGTGATTTTGATGAAGCTATAGACTGGCTCCGTGAGCTGGATAAGGAGTATAAACTCACTGATGAAAACTACACAATCGATGATTTTATCGAAGACTTAAAAAAGAAAGGTTATATAAAAGACGAAGCAAAACCTGACGGTACATCTGGTTTTGGAATCACGGCAAAAACAGAACGTGCAATTCGTCAGCAGGCTTTAGATCAGATTTTCGGGAATTTAAAACGTGCCGGAAACGGTAGTCATAAAACCAAACATGCCGGAAACGGTGACGAGCATACTGGAGAATTTCGTGAATTTAATTTTGGTGATGGTTTAGAGCGTATTTCATTGACAGAAAGTCTCAGAAACGCACAAATCAATAACGGTGTTGAAAGTTTCATGCTGACCGAAAATGATCTGGTTGTCGAAGAAACACAATTCAAAGCACAAATGAGTACGGTTTTGATGATTGACATCAGTCATAGTATGATTTTGTATGGCGAAGACCGAATTACACCTGCCAAAAAAGTAGCTATGGCTTTGGCAGAATTAATTACGACGCGTTATCCAAAAGATACATTAGACATTCTGGTTTTTGGAAACGATGCCTGGACAATTCCGATTAAAGATTTACCTTATCTTCAGGTTGGACCTTATCATACCAATACAGTTGCAGGATTGCAGTTAGCGATGGATATTTTGCGTAGAAAGAGAAATACCAATAAACAGATTTTCATGATTACAGACGGGAAACCAAGCTGTGTGCGCGAGCGTGATGGTTCTTATTATATGAACAGCAATGGTCTGGATGAGTATATTGTGGATAAATGTTACACTCAGGCGCAGCAGGCGAGAAAATTACACATCCCGATTACGACTTTCATGATTGCAAGGGATCCTTATTTGCAGCGATTTGTAAATCATTTTACCGAAGCCAATCAGGGAAAAGCATTTTACACCGGACTGAAAGGTCTTGGAGAAATGATTTTTGAAGATTATGAAACGAATAGGAAAAAGAGAGTTAAATAAGTTTCAAAGGTTTTAAAGATTTCCCTGTAGAGATTGTAAAGCAGTGCATCTAAAACAATCCATAATAATTAAACAACAAATCGATATTTCAATAAAAAATGGAAATAAACAATATAAAAACATTAGGTCAATTAAAAGCTGCAGGATATAAAAGCACCAGTATTAAGGACGAATTGCGAAACAATCTTCGTGAAAAAATTAAATCCGGTAAACCTGTTTTTGAAGGTGTGCACGG encodes:
- a CDS encoding YchJ family protein, whose protein sequence is MEKNQLMENKACFCDTGLPFEKCCGLYLQNNQKAPTALALMRSRYSAYATHNADYLLETTYISERKQYSKAEILKWATSNKWRQLEILFFTENEVEFNAYFLDENQKPQIHHEFSTFKFENGEWFYLDGI
- a CDS encoding vWA domain-containing protein is translated as MKNEFKKGFYFKTYEAPFQSPFEKLFGIFKELITHTSGDFDEAIDWLRELDKEYKLTDENYTIDDFIEDLKKKGYIKDEAKPDGTSGFGITAKTERAIRQQALDQIFGNLKRAGNGSHKTKHAGNGDEHTGEFREFNFGDGLERISLTESLRNAQINNGVESFMLTENDLVVEETQFKAQMSTVLMIDISHSMILYGEDRITPAKKVAMALAELITTRYPKDTLDILVFGNDAWTIPIKDLPYLQVGPYHTNTVAGLQLAMDILRRKRNTNKQIFMITDGKPSCVRERDGSYYMNSNGLDEYIVDKCYTQAQQARKLHIPITTFMIARDPYLQRFVNHFTEANQGKAFYTGLKGLGEMIFEDYETNRKKRVK